The following proteins come from a genomic window of Saccharomyces mikatae IFO 1815 strain IFO1815 genome assembly, chromosome: 7:
- the SEC15 gene encoding Rab GTPase-binding exocyst subunit SEC15 (similar to Saccharomyces cerevisiae SEC15 (YGL233W); ancestral locus Anc_3.554) has translation MDQEGQTLLSKEFQEVLLATASGNNTSWTERTVSNNGSTDTGKHDPKLGQNDVFDLDHLSFDKWVPFLRSTLDRNQLDPVIDELENSIEDNFQGLELQLLQDSQMNDKLETSIDEIANIQGMVQDTLSSEISKFQMKLRESANELITKKQMYVNNKKISLKISEATILITKVVRILELSSKCQELITERKFFKVLQNLDSLEKLYLQEFKNYNFQFLIEIYNSIPFLQKVTKDECINLIRNSLNLNLGKNLIKVGQEFVEIYENELLPQWLETRSRMKLTNFKFNSPVEISMREESSLAKVNLGEFFQLDDFHDSIMIFQSLNEFGTLSSEFNKEYELRKTKLIYPLIWKKNKTGAYQMDSLLRGTGTTSGPASHEISADDPFTQNLSLSFLQDYFLKILGFLLYDINLNKATEFILVDNNYNSTNEFWDGLMTRLTSYLKYFIDEKLTTEEDMIKLKDFLCIYVAILENFKLNIEPLYKILVSIFEKFCSVSLRAFDDEFKILLNDDDFMPLSINDKTLYEKVLKICWMKEDEHLHVPESTSGELFSVTLPFSPLYPMTCTLAKKTYSKIAAFLSVFYRHELHTLNNILVKTMDDVFNDIVNKKIRSKLESTSREEIAQILINLDYFIIAAKEFSNFMTRENILQNPDMEIRLSSVKYLAESRKLAETKLIELIDSKISDILETIEIDWQIRKVRQDPDISIIDLAQFLEMMFASTLQNLPYSVQTLLIFREFDSLTRQFMDILLHDTPSVITHESIVNFEIDINYLESIIPRIFPSTPGTIDSNGYQSPMTPSTPTFPNSNGVDAPTLFENNIKSLEATFMELKQCIELLKTQGRDYNEPEIRLRKYSRIRKEDAALLLSKIKHFVSPIEGTNDDNNSVMDSSSIFNNDSASAIDSNTSRIAKFFNRR, from the coding sequence ATGGATCAGGAAGGCCAAACATTGCTTTCAAAAGAGTTTCAAGAAGTCCTGCTGGCTACTGCATCCGGAAACAATACATCATGGACAGAAAGGACTGTTTCCAACAATGGGAGTACCGATACAGGGAAACACGATCCTAAGCTGGGCCAGAACGATGTATTTGACCTAGATCATTTATCCTTCGATAAATGGGTGCCTTTTTTAAGAAGCACGCTTGATAGGAACCAACTGGATCCCGTGATTGATGAATTGGAGAATTCGATTGAAGATAATTTTCAAGGGCTAGAGTTGCAGTTATTACAAGACTCTCAAATGAATGATAAGTTGGAAACATCTATAGATGAGATTGCGAATATTCAAGGTATGGTACAAGATACTCTATCCAGcgaaatttcaaaatttcaaatgaaGTTGCGCGAGTCAGCCAATGAATTAATTACCAAAAAGCAAATGTATGttaataacaaaaaaatctcgCTAAAAATTTCTGAAGCCACAATTTTGATCACCAAGGTTGTTAGAATTTTGGAATTATCTAGCAAGTGTCAAGAATTGATtactgaaagaaaattcttcaaagtgCTACAAAACTTGGATAGCTTAGAGAAATTATATCTACAAGAATTTAAAAATTacaattttcaattcttaATTGAAATTTACAACTCCATACCATTTTTACAGAAGGTCACGAAAGATGAGTGTATAAATTTGATAAGGAATTCTTTGAATCTGAATTTAGGTAAGAATTTGATTAAGGTGGGGCAAGAATTTGTGGAAATTTATGAGAATGAGTTACTTCCGCAATGGCTTGAAACAAGATCTAGAATGAAATTGActaatttcaaatttaattCGCCGGTAGAAATTTCTATGAGGGAGGAATCTTCTCTAGCCAAGGTAAACTtgggtgaatttttccaattaGATGACTTTCACGATTCTAtaatgatttttcaaagcttAAACGAATTCGGTACTCTTTCGAGTGAGttcaataaagaatatgaaCTAAGAAAGACAAAATTGATATATCCGTTGATatggaaaaagaataaaacgGGCGCATATCAAATGGACTCATTATTACGCGGGACTGGTACTACCTCTGGTCCTGCTTCACATGAAATCTCTGCAGATGATCCTTTTACACAAAATCTAAGTTTATCCTTTTTACAggattattttttgaaaattctcGGGTTCTTATTGTATGATATCAACTTGAATAAAGCCACCGAATTCATTCTTGTTGATAATAACTATAACTCCACAAATGAATTCTGGGATGGACTTATGACAAGATTGACATCATACTTAAAGTATTTTATCGACGAAAAGCTAACAACAGAGGAAGATATGATCaaattgaaagattttctCTGTATTTATGTTGCTATTTTAGAAAACTTTAAATTGAACATCGAACCTCTCTACAAAATTCTGGTTTCgatttttgagaaattcTGTTCTGTATCATTGAGAGCATTCGACGATGAATTTaaaattttgttaaatgatgatgatttcatGCCTTTATCAATCAATGACAAGACTTTATATGAGAAAGTTCTAAAGATTTGTTGGATGAAAGAGGATGAACACCTTCACGTGCCAGAATCGACAAGCGGAGAACTGTTTTCTGTGACTTTACCTTTTTCTCCATTATATCCAATGACATGTACACTAGCTAAGAAGACATATTCTAAAATAGCCGCATTTCTATCCGTATTCTATCGTCATGAATTGCACACTTTGAACAATATCTTGGTGAAAACAATGGATGATGTATTCAATGACATTgtgaacaaaaaaattcgtTCTAAACTTGAAAGTACttcaagagaagaaattgcaCAAATTTTAATCAATTTAGATTATTTCATCATAGCAGCAAAGGAATTCAGCAATTTCATGACAAGAGAGAATATTTTGCAGAATCCGGATATGGAAATACGGCTATCTTCGGTAAAATATCTTGCAGAAAGCAGAAAACTAGCAGAAACGAAATTAATTGAATTGATCGATTCTAAGATATCTGATATTCTCGAAACTATTGAGATCGACTGGCAGATAAGGAAGGTTAGGCAAGATCCAGATATTTCCATCATTGATCTGGCACAGTTTTTAGAAATGATGTTTGCTAGCACATTACAAAATTTACCATACAGTGTTCAAACGCTATTGATTTTCCGGGAATTTGACTCCTTAACAAGGCAATTCATGGATATATTATTGCATGATACACCAAGTGTTATTACACATGAGAGCATAGtaaattttgagattgaTATTAATTATTTAGAAAGCATTATTCCTAGGATATTCCCCTCTACTCCAGGTACTATAGATAGTAATGGTTATCAGTCGCCAATGACGCCTTCAACGCccacttttccaaattcCAACGGCGTTGACGCTCCAACGTTATTTGAGAATAACATTAAATCGCTAGAAGCTACATTTATGGAATTGAAGCAGTGTATAGAGCTACTGAAGACACAGGGAAGAGACTATAATGAACCGGAAATAAGGTTAAGAAAATACTCAAGAatcagaaaagaagatgctGCTTTATTGTTAAGCAAAATCAAGCACTTCGTATCACCCATAGAGGGAACtaacgatgataataatagcGTTATGGATAGCAGTAGCATATTTAACAATGATTCAGCAAGTGCTATTGACTCTAATACAAGTAGAATAGCcaaattcttcaacagACGTTAG